Below is a window of Mycobacteriales bacterium DNA.
GAACCGCTCCCCACCGGGCGTCGGCACCACCGCGACCTCGACGGGACGCGACAGCGGGAAGCGACCGCCGGCCCGCTCCTCGAGCTCCTCGACGGTGACGGCACCGCTCTCGACGGCCAGCGTCGCGGCGGAGGTCAGCCAGTGCTCGTAGTAGCTCGACTCGAGGTAGTGCTGCGGGTCCATCCGCTCGATCGACCAGCGGAACGCCGACGTGTTGGGGTTGTCGGTCGCCATGATCGCGGCGTAGACGAGTGCCCGGGCGGTGCGCTCCCACGGCTCGTGGAAGACCGGTTCGTCGGGCTCGACCACGACGGCGCCGAAGCCGTCGCGGCCACCGAGGTCGTGCGCGAGGTCCACGGGCCGGAGCCTGGCACGCCGCGCGCGTCGAGGGAAGGCCTCAGCAGCAGTCGGCCGAGGAGGTGACCGCGGCCCGCTCCGCCATCGCCGACAGCCGGGTGGCGAGCTCCGCGAGGGTGTCGGCTCGCAGCCGGTAGAACGTCTTCGTGCTGCAGGTCGTGGACTCCACGATGCCGGCCTCGCGCAGCACCTTGAGGTGGTGGGAGACCAGCGGCTGGGACAGCCCGGTCAGGCCGACGAGGTCCTTCACGGCGAGCTGGCGGTCGACGAGCAGCTTCACGATCGCGGCCCGGTTGTCCTCCGCGAGCGCGTGCAGGATCACCGAGGTGTCCACGGTCGGCAGGGACGTCACGTGGCCATCGTGGCACGGACCAGTGAGAGCGCGGCGTCGAAGACGGCGACCGACGCCCGGGCCTGCGCCGCCCGCTCCTCGTCGGTGAAGGCGTCGGTCCAGGAGCGTCCCGGCAGCTCGTCCCAGACGAAGAGCGCGGCGGCCGCGCGCATGCCGAAGGCTGCGGCGGCGCTGAAGACCGCCGAGGTCTCCATGTCCACGCCCAGGTGGCCACCGGCCGCCCAGGCCTCGACGAGCTCGACCGGCTGCACGAGCAGCGCATCAGTCGTCACCGTCGCGCCGACGTGCCGCGGCACCGCCGGGTCGAGCCCGTCGGCGAGGCGGCGGACGAGGGCGGGGTCGGCGTACGACTGGATCGACCCTCCGTAGTAGCGCGAGGCTCCCTCGGCGATGGTGGCCGCGGTCGGCAGCACGACGTCGCCGGTGCTCACGCCCGGCTGGAGGCCGCCGCACGACCCGACCTGCACGACGACGGGGGTGCCGCAGGTGCCGAGCGCGTGGACGGGCTCGACGGCCCGCGGGGAGCCGTAGGCGGTGCAGTAGGCGACGGGGACCTCGTCGAGGCGGCCCCACCACAGGTCGGGCATCCCGGTCTCGCGGACGTCGGTGAGCAGCGGCAGTCGCGCGTCGAGCGCCTTCTGCCGCCACCAGGTGCCCTCGAGCACGAGCAGCTGCGGCACCTCGTCGTCGGCGAGGCCCAGCAGGGTCAGCCACTGCGCGCGGTCCATCAACGCAGATTAGGGTCTTGGGCATGGTGCGCGTCGCGGTGCTGGGTGCAGGTCCGACAGGTCTCGAGACCGCGCTGGCTGCGACGCAGCGCGGCTGGGACGCGGTCGTCTACGAGCAGGCGCCGACCGTCGCCGGTCACGTCCGGCGGTGGGGGCACGTGCGGCTGTTCACGCCGTGGTCGATGAACGTCTCGCCGCGCGCCGCATCCGCCGTCGGTGTCCCGGCGGACGGCGAGTGCCCGACGGGGGCGGACTACGCCGAGCACCTCGACCGGGTCGCGGCGCTGCTGCCCGACGTCCGGTTGTCGACCCAGGTCGTGAGCATCGCCCGCGAGGGCCTGCTGAAGAACGAGGAGATCGGCTCCGACGTCCGCGCCGGTCGTCGCTTCCGGCTGCTGCTCGACGGCCCGTCCGGCGAGGTGGTCGAGCACGCCGACGTCGTCATCGACACCACCGGCACCTGGTCGAACCCCAACCCGCTCGGCCACGGCGGCATCCCCGCGCCGGGCGAGCGGTCGCTGGCTGACCGTATCGTCCGCGAGATCCCCGCCGTCGACGCGACCTGGGCCGACCGGGAGGTGCTGCTCGTCGGTGCGGGCAACAGCGCGCAGACCGTCGCCCGCGACCTCGCCGCCGTCGGTGCCCGCGTCACCTGGGCGGTCCGTCGCGCGACCCCGACGTGGGGTGCGGTCGAGGGTGACGTCCTGCCCGACCGCGTCGAGCTGGTCGCCTCCTCGCGCCGGATCGCGGCCGGTGAAGTGCCCGGCGCGCGGGTCGTCACCGGTGTCGTCGTCGAGTCCCTGCGCGACCACGACGGGCGTACGGCGGTGACGCTGCTGTCCCTCGCCGACTCCTCCACCGAGGAGGTCGTCGTCGACGTCGTCGTGTCGATGACCGGGGCGGTCGGCGACAGCTCGCTCTACCGCCAGCTGCAGGTCCACGAGTGCTACGCGACCGAGGGCCCGATGAGCCTGGCCGCCACGCTGCTCGGGTCCGAGGGCGGCGACT
It encodes the following:
- a CDS encoding metalloregulator ArsR/SmtB family transcription factor, which encodes MTSLPTVDTSVILHALAEDNRAAIVKLLVDRQLAVKDLVGLTGLSQPLVSHHLKVLREAGIVESTTCSTKTFYRLRADTLAELATRLSAMAERAAVTSSADCC
- a CDS encoding FAD-dependent oxidoreductase codes for the protein MVRVAVLGAGPTGLETALAATQRGWDAVVYEQAPTVAGHVRRWGHVRLFTPWSMNVSPRAASAVGVPADGECPTGADYAEHLDRVAALLPDVRLSTQVVSIAREGLLKNEEIGSDVRAGRRFRLLLDGPSGEVVEHADVVIDTTGTWSNPNPLGHGGIPAPGERSLADRIVREIPAVDATWADREVLLVGAGNSAQTVARDLAAVGARVTWAVRRATPTWGAVEGDVLPDRVELVASSRRIAAGEVPGARVVTGVVVESLRDHDGRTAVTLLSLADSSTEEVVVDVVVSMTGAVGDSSLYRQLQVHECYATEGPMSLAATLLGSEGGDCLTQVSAGVDALRNPEPRFFVLGSKSYGRNNTFLLRVGWEQVEEVFTALDAELLAPV
- a CDS encoding nitrile hydratase subunit beta, translating into MDLAHDLGGRDGFGAVVVEPDEPVFHEPWERTARALVYAAIMATDNPNTSAFRWSIERMDPQHYLESSYYEHWLTSAATLAVESGAVTVEELEERAGGRFPLSRPVEVAVVPTPGGERFSVGDRVRVRAEVPVRHTRCPAYVRGRTGTVVDVQGTFSLPDVEAHSTERVPERLYTVRFDAADLFDDAAAATSVNVGLWDSYLEDE